Proteins encoded by one window of Chanos chanos chromosome 7, fChaCha1.1, whole genome shotgun sequence:
- the cd248a gene encoding CD248 molecule, endosialin a, whose protein sequence is MIESLFSNMELRAHQSRLQVWIGLQRQPRQCSPNRPLRGFSWITGDQDTQYTNWLHDDSPSTCSFPRCVIMGYSTVSSELQDNFKWRDGPCSVPVDAYLCRFTYRGMCPAIRSEGGGNAFYSTPFNLLSTILTHVPIGTMAKVPCPMGTKEDQSVLCTQRSDGSVAWNRDAPLCTDIPKKSWCDQDNGGCLHDCVETETHHYCKCDEGYLLAEDGVSCFQTDPCQGSLCQYECLPVMGSYRCICPEGYMLMEDEHSCLDVDECLQSPCEQQCVNAPGTFECRCEAGYWLDEAGMCEDVDECTEEPCEHACENTPGSHICHCRLGFAPLGEDPSRCHDINECQIEGTCEHMCLNYDGGFECYCEEGYELMPNQYSCRLISGDQETPSATPPHPWITSNPDPMWDPQYPWLAKPNINWPSHSGTEQLDWLTDPPNVENLSTDLMSLTTASLEEAELTPDLKKPSQDAKDSWNIPDFREPEDEALVPPTTATPTPDYYDDESTMTATPPSTSTVGGGAWSWFWHTSSPSENEDSFTISADMDTEVDYYEETNTAFPQSHTPSLFITNQIPVQGIEEETSANESNWLLVALLVPLCIFILVLVVLGIIYCTRCNAQQRSNKSATDCYHWISGASDKAAADIDAGTKSHV, encoded by the coding sequence ATGATTGAGTCTCTGTTCTCCAACATGGAGCTGAGGGCTCATCAGAGCCGTCTGCAAGTTTGGATCGGATTGCAGCGTCAGCCACGCCAGTGTTCGCCCAACCGCCCCTTGCGCGGCTTCAGCTGGATTACTGGAGACCAGGACACCCAGTACACTAACTGGCTCCATGACGATTCTCCGTCCACCTGCTCGTTCCCTCGGTGTGTTATTATGGGGTACAGCACCGTCTCCTCCGAGCTCCAAGACAACTTCAAGTGGAGGGATGGACCCTGTTCAGTCCCCGTGGACGCATACCTGTGCAGGTTCACCTACAGGGGTATGTGTCCCGCTATTAGGAGTGAAGGAGGTGGAAACGCTTTTTATAGCACCCCTTTTAACTTGCTTAGTACTATTCTCACTCATGTGCCCATCGGGACTATGGCAAAGGTGCCCTGTCCCATGGGCACTAAAGAAGATCAGTCCGTGCTATGCACCCAGCGAAGTGACGGCAGTGTCGCCTGGAACAGGGACGCCCCCTTGTGCACCGACATCCCCAAGAAGAGCTGGTGCGACCAGGACAATGGCGGATGCCTCCACGACTGCGTGGAGACAGAGACGCACCACTACTGTAAATGTGACGAGGGCTACCTCCTGGCCGAGGATGGGGTGAGCTGTTTCCAAACGGACCCATGCCAGGGGTCACTGTGTCAATACGAGTGCCTGCCAGTGATGGGCAGTTACCGTTGCATCTGTCCTGAGGGTTACATGCTGATGGAGGACGAGCACAGCTGCTTGGATGTGGACGAGTGTCTGCAGAGCCCGTGCGAGCAACAGTGTGTGAATGCACCAGGAACATTTGAGTGTCGATGCGAGGCTGGCTACTGGCTGGATGAAGCGGGCATGTGTGAAGATGTGGACGAATGCACAGAGGAACCCTGCGAACACGCTTGCGAGAACACACCAGGTTCTCACATCTGTCACTGCCGCCTGGGTTTCGCACCGCTGGGGGAGGACCCGAGTCGTTGTCATGACATCAACGAATGCCAGATCGAAGGGACCTGTGAGCATATGTGTCTCAACTATGATGGTGGGTTCGAGTGCTACTGTGAGGAGGGATACGAGCTAATGCCTAACCAGTACTCCTGCAGGCTGATTTCAGGGGATCAGGAGACTCCATCCGCCACTCCTCCCCATCCCTGGATCACCAGTAACCCTGATCCGATGTGGGATCCCCAGTACCCTTGGCTGGCCAAGCCCAATATCAACTGGCCATCACATTCAGGTACAGAGCAGCTCGATTGGCTGACTGACCCTCCCAATGTGGAGAACCTGTCCACTGATTTGATGTCACTCACCACAGCTTCTCTTGAAGAGGCTGAGCTAACCCCAGACCTCAAAAAACCTTCCCAGGATGCAAAAGACAGCTGGAACATTCCGGATTTCAGAGAGCCGGAGGATGAAGCACTGGTTCCGCCCACAACCGCGACACCAACACCTGATTACTATGATGACGAAAGCACCATGACCGCTACACCTCCCTCCACTTCTACTGTTGGAGGTGGAGCATGGAGCTGGTTTTGGCACACCTCCAGCCCATCAGAGAACGAGGACTCTTTCACTATTTCGGCAGATATGGATACGGAAGTTGACTATTATGAAGAGACGAACACTGCTttcccacagtcacacaccccCTCCTTGTTCATTACAAATCAAATACCAGTTCAAGGAATAGAGGAGGAGACATCTGCGAATGAGAGCAACTGGCTCCTGGTAGCTTTGCTGGTACCCCTCTGCATTTTCATTCTGGTGCTGGTGGTACTGGGCATCATCTACTGTACGCGTTGCAACGCCCAGCAACGCAGCAACAAGAGCGCTACAGACTGTTACCACTGGATCTCAGGAGCCAGCGACAAAGCAGCAGCCGACATAGACGCTGGGACAAAGTCTCATGTATAA